GGCGCGGGCGGAGTGCCGGGCTGGCACTCCGGGCACAGCCCCATAAATTCCAGGCGCACATCGGTCACCTGAAATCCGGCCGGTAAAGCCGCCGCCGACAGCTGGGGCCACTCGACGGCTTCCACGTCAAAGATCTTTCCGCAGCTCCGGCATACGGCGTGGTGGTGGTGGTCCCCGGTGTGGCGGTAGTCGTAGCGGGTCGCCTGTCCGGCGCGTTCCAGGGTCACGACCACACCGTCACGCACCAGCGCGTCAAGGGTACGGTAGACCGTCCCCAGGCTCACGCTGGGCAGGTTGTTGCGCACCTGCGCGTGAATCCAGGCCGCGTCGGGGTGTGAACGGGCCGCCTGAAGCACCTCGATCACCGCCGCCCGCTGTTTGGTCTGCCGCACCATCGTCATGAACGCAGTCTAGCAAACGGCCTCCGGGCTGTTTGGGAACGCCGTCGCCGTGGTGCGTCGGCGCTGCCCTGCAGGGCTGACCCCTTGTGCTCGTTCAGCAAAACCCGTAGAACACTGAACGATGCCCCGTCGCCTGCTGCCCCTGTTGACCGACCGGCCCCAGTCCGGTGATGTCCTGGGCGCCCGGCTGGGTGTGAACCGTGTGACGGTCCGCACGCTGGCACACGCGCTGATCGAGGAGGGCGTGCCGCTGAGTGTCTCCCGCGCCGGGTATGCCCTGGAGCCGGGCACGCCCGCGCCGGGGATGGTCCGCCGGGACGGCGAGCTGGGGCGGGCCCTGCGGTACCGGGGCACCGTGGGCAGCACCCAGGATGAGGCCCGCGCCTGGGCCGACGATCCGCAGGACCCGGCCCCGCACGGAGCCGTGGTGGTCGCCGAGCGACAGACCGGCGGGCGGGGGCGGCGCGGGCGGGCGTGGACCACGGCTTCCGGCAGCCTGGTCTTCAGCGTGCTGCTGCGGGGCCCCGGTGAAACGGGCGGGCTCAGCCTGACCGAACTGGCCCTGTTGCCGCTCGCCGCCGGGGTGGCCGTACACGCCGCCTGCGGGGTGGGCGGCCTGAAGTGGCCCAACGACCTGCTCAGCGCCGACGGGCGCAAGCTGGCGGGCATCCTGCTGGAGGCCGACCTGCGCGGCGAGGAGGCCCGGCGCGCGGTGCTGGGCATCGGCCTGAATGTGACGGCAGCTCCGGCGGGAGCGGCCCACCTCGCCGAATTCCGGCCCGAGGTGACGCGGGCGGGGGTGCTGGAAGCCCTGCTGCCACAGCTGGAGCGCTGGCTGCGGGCCTCACCCGCCGAGATTCTGGCCGGCTGGGAAGCCGCGAATGTCACCCTGGGGCGCACCGTGCGGGTGCAGACCCCACGTGGGGTGCTGGAGGGCATGGCCGGGCGGCTTGACGCGCACGGCAGCCTGATCGTCCAGACCCCGGACGGGCCGCACACGGTCAGCGCCGGGGACGTGGAACTGGTGGGCCGCCTCACGGAAGGCCCCGCGCCGTAGGTGCCTGGCCCCCGCCGTTTGCCTCCCCTTTTTTCGCCCCCCACAAGGAGAAGACCCCATGACCCAAGCTGCCCACCCCACCCTGGCCCGTACCCTCGCTCCCGCCTCCGGCCTGACCCGTGACCTGCTGCTGATCGCCGGCGGCGCGGCCCTGATCGGCCTGCTCGCCCAGGCCGAGGTGCCCCTCAAACCCGTGCC
This genomic window from Deinococcus aerophilus contains:
- a CDS encoding Fur family transcriptional regulator, producing the protein MTMVRQTKQRAAVIEVLQAARSHPDAAWIHAQVRNNLPSVSLGTVYRTLDALVRDGVVVTLERAGQATRYDYRHTGDHHHHAVCRSCGKIFDVEAVEWPQLSAAALPAGFQVTDVRLEFMGLCPECQPGTPPAP
- a CDS encoding biotin--[acetyl-CoA-carboxylase] ligase, with protein sequence MPRRLLPLLTDRPQSGDVLGARLGVNRVTVRTLAHALIEEGVPLSVSRAGYALEPGTPAPGMVRRDGELGRALRYRGTVGSTQDEARAWADDPQDPAPHGAVVVAERQTGGRGRRGRAWTTASGSLVFSVLLRGPGETGGLSLTELALLPLAAGVAVHAACGVGGLKWPNDLLSADGRKLAGILLEADLRGEEARRAVLGIGLNVTAAPAGAAHLAEFRPEVTRAGVLEALLPQLERWLRASPAEILAGWEAANVTLGRTVRVQTPRGVLEGMAGRLDAHGSLIVQTPDGPHTVSAGDVELVGRLTEGPAP